One Stigmatella aurantiaca genomic region harbors:
- a CDS encoding RluA family pseudouridine synthase, translating to MSESPVPAVTYFDPQPAPEELPGRLANPFAPGPPHPLARRAAEALQARLRGGDLAPGLRLEDLDEPGRGKMFGVLAVEAPDGRIGYLCGFSGMLDGRWHIEGFAPPLFDVAVRDAFWPAGEAELRALDSVHAELVHGAEPVALRARLAELTARHEAAAAQLQERHEANRRRRHGERQRLAEGVGEEERQAALHALGQESRADAAERRRLEAVHQEEREVLASALRALDARRAGLEQHRAERSRQLWQQMAYTYVIPNARGETQPLGALFAPEPPPGGAGDCAAPKLLAQAYRHHLKPLALAEFWWGAPPLTGERHAGLYYPACRSKCGEVLPYMLQGLLAEPAPPPEEAPGKDEALRIVYEDPWLLVVDKPYGLLSVPGRHSPQRDSVLVRLRQRTPEGPEPFIVHPLESDCSGLLLAAKDADTHVALQRQFARKEASKWYAACLEGLVPADHGSVELPLRANPEDRPRHIVDPVRGKRALTEWRAVRREGPRTWVALLPLTGLPHQLRVHAAHPLGLGAPIAGDQLYGGSPGPRLLLHAEVLTVIHPHTGERLHLECPAPF from the coding sequence GTGAGTGAGTCCCCCGTCCCAGCCGTCACCTACTTCGATCCCCAGCCGGCCCCGGAGGAGCTACCCGGGAGGCTGGCGAACCCGTTTGCCCCGGGGCCTCCGCATCCCCTGGCACGCCGCGCCGCCGAGGCGCTCCAGGCGCGCCTTCGCGGGGGAGACCTTGCCCCCGGGCTGCGGCTCGAAGACCTCGACGAGCCGGGGCGGGGCAAGATGTTCGGGGTGCTGGCCGTCGAGGCACCGGATGGCCGCATCGGCTACCTCTGCGGGTTCTCGGGCATGCTCGATGGCCGCTGGCACATCGAGGGCTTCGCGCCGCCGCTCTTTGACGTGGCCGTGCGCGATGCCTTCTGGCCCGCGGGAGAGGCCGAGCTGCGCGCCCTGGACAGCGTCCATGCGGAGCTGGTCCACGGCGCCGAGCCCGTGGCGCTGCGGGCCCGCCTCGCGGAGTTGACCGCCCGCCACGAGGCCGCCGCCGCCCAACTTCAGGAGCGCCATGAGGCCAACCGCCGCCGCCGGCACGGCGAGCGCCAGCGCCTGGCCGAAGGCGTGGGAGAGGAAGAACGGCAGGCCGCGCTGCATGCCCTCGGACAGGAAAGCCGGGCCGATGCCGCCGAGCGCCGGCGGCTGGAGGCGGTGCACCAGGAGGAGCGCGAGGTGCTGGCCTCGGCACTCCGGGCGCTCGACGCGCGCCGCGCGGGGCTCGAACAGCACCGCGCCGAGCGCTCCCGGCAGCTCTGGCAGCAGATGGCCTACACCTATGTCATTCCGAATGCCCGGGGTGAAACCCAGCCCCTGGGCGCGCTGTTCGCGCCCGAGCCGCCCCCGGGAGGCGCGGGAGACTGCGCCGCGCCCAAGCTCCTCGCGCAGGCGTACCGCCACCACCTGAAGCCCCTGGCCCTCGCCGAGTTCTGGTGGGGCGCGCCTCCCCTCACCGGAGAGCGGCACGCGGGCCTGTACTACCCCGCCTGCCGCAGCAAGTGCGGCGAGGTGTTGCCGTACATGCTGCAGGGGCTCCTGGCCGAGCCCGCCCCTCCTCCTGAGGAGGCTCCGGGCAAGGACGAGGCGCTGCGGATCGTCTACGAGGATCCCTGGCTGCTCGTCGTCGACAAGCCCTATGGCCTCCTGTCCGTCCCCGGCCGGCACTCGCCGCAACGGGACTCGGTGCTCGTCCGCCTCCGGCAACGGACCCCGGAAGGCCCCGAGCCGTTCATCGTCCATCCCCTGGAAAGCGACTGCTCCGGGCTGCTGCTCGCCGCCAAGGACGCGGACACCCACGTGGCCCTCCAGCGGCAGTTCGCGCGCAAAGAGGCCAGCAAGTGGTACGCCGCCTGCCTCGAAGGCCTCGTCCCCGCGGACCACGGTTCCGTGGAATTGCCGCTCCGCGCCAACCCGGAGGACCGCCCCCGCCACATCGTCGATCCGGTCCGGGGCAAGCGCGCCCTCACGGAGTGGCGTGCCGTGCGCAGGGAGGGCCCCCGGACCTGGGTGGCGCTCCTGCCGCTCACGGGCCTGCCACACCAACTGCGCGTCCATGCCGCACACCCGCTCGGGCTCGGGGCTCCCATTGCCGGGGACCAGCTCTACGGGGGCAGCCCCGGCCCGCGCCTGCTGCTCCATGCCGAGGTGTTGACGGTCATCCACCCACACACGGGCGAGCGCCTCCACCTGGAGTGCCCTGCGCCCTTCTGA
- a CDS encoding response regulator has protein sequence MITIVLVDDHALIREGIRSLLEFTPDLRVVGEASDGEEAVKRVQELSPDIVLMDVRMPRMNGLEALREMRRLNPERRVVLLTTFDEDSAVVEALRAGVKGFLLKDVTRDQLADAIRRVANGETLLPPGVAERVQRGFSELPQEFPHAPLPEGLTRRELEVMRLIARGLSNREIATVLGTAEGTVKNQTSNILAKLGVRDRTRAVLRAMELGCL, from the coding sequence ATGATCACCATCGTCTTGGTCGATGACCACGCCCTCATCCGCGAGGGCATCCGCAGCCTGCTGGAGTTCACCCCGGACCTGCGCGTCGTGGGCGAGGCCTCCGACGGCGAGGAGGCCGTGAAGCGCGTGCAGGAGCTGTCCCCGGACATCGTCCTGATGGACGTGCGGATGCCGCGCATGAACGGGCTGGAGGCCCTGCGCGAGATGCGCCGCCTGAACCCGGAGCGCCGCGTGGTGCTGCTCACCACCTTCGACGAGGACTCGGCCGTGGTGGAGGCGCTGCGCGCGGGCGTCAAAGGCTTCCTCCTCAAGGACGTGACGCGCGACCAGCTCGCCGACGCCATCCGCCGGGTCGCCAACGGCGAGACGCTGCTGCCGCCCGGGGTCGCCGAGCGCGTGCAGCGGGGCTTCTCGGAGCTGCCCCAGGAGTTTCCCCACGCCCCCCTGCCGGAGGGGCTCACCCGCCGGGAGCTGGAAGTCATGCGCCTCATCGCCCGCGGCCTGAGCAACCGGGAGATCGCCACCGTGCTGGGAACCGCCGAGGGGACGGTGAAGAACCAGACGTCCAACATCCTCGCCAAGTTGGGCGTCCGGGACCGCACCCGGGCGGTCCTCCGGGCCATGGAGCTGGGCTGCCTCTGA